From Eretmochelys imbricata isolate rEreImb1 chromosome 17, rEreImb1.hap1, whole genome shotgun sequence, a single genomic window includes:
- the RILP gene encoding rab-interacting lysosomal protein: MEEPLRRTPAGRLAPERVYRMAGALGAELQRLSGRFGPEAVAGLVPQVVRLLEWLEALAGPVEASGRDPAETLPRTVRSLRGERRREEAAAPGAEDLEQKLSEAQRKEHVLQNRLAQLEEENQKLLAQLAESQPQEDSTLRKEREVMLRLKEVVDKQRDEIRAQAHEIVCKNHDTEALQEQLNRFMSMNEDLRHKLAVVQVQLKSALEKKEGLETMVLENQREIDRLTRAASGASPRLSMDGAAASGEVVQHQDWGRNSAVSCFSKEELKQILQERNELKTSLFLVQEELAYYQRELLNDNRIPSFLLDTMKSTIKKQRGKIRAKMLGTVEEPVSSDEDESADCVDSQPRESKIKSFFGLWYHSSSKDPPNPGCSGVWEIIDSQDVHFEQEEENKPTHGSPDKVVPPP; encoded by the exons ATGGAGGAGCCGCTGCGGCGGACGCCCGCCGGCCGCCTGGCCCCGGAGCGCGTGTACCGCATGGCCGGGGCGCTCGGGGCCGAGCTACAGCGGCTCTCGGGGCGCTTCGGGCCGGAGGCGGTGGCCGGGCTGGTGCCGCAGGTGGTGCGGCTGCTGGAGTGGCTGGAGGCGCTGGCGGGCCCGGTCGAGGCCAGCGGCCGCGACCCGGCCGAGACGCTGCCGCGGACAGTGCGGAGCCTGCGCGGGGAGCGGCGGCGCGAGGAAGCGGCGGCGCCCGGGGCCGAG GATCTGGAGCAGAAGTTGTCTGAAGCCCAGAGGAAAGAGCATGTTCTCCAGAACCGGTTGGCCCAGCTGGAGGAAGAAAACCAAAAGCTTCTGGCACAGCTTGCAGAAAGccagccccaggaag ACAGTACCTTACGGAAGGAGAGAGAAGTGATGCTGCGGTTGAAGGAGGTGGTGGACAAGCAGAGAGATGAGATTCGTGCCCAAGCCCACGAGATAGTCTGCAAGAACCATGACACAGAGGCG CTGCAGGAGCAGTTAAATCGTTTCATGTCCATGAATGAGGACCTGCGTCATAAACTGGCTGTGGTCCAGGTTCAGCTCAAGAGCGCTCTGGAGAAGAAGGAGGGTTTGGAGACCATGGTGCTGGAAAATCAGAGAGAAATCGACAGACTGACCAGGGCTGCATCTGGAGCATCCCCCAGGCTCAGTATG GATGGAGCAGCAGCATCTGGGGAGGTGGTGCAGCACCAAGACTGGGGGAGGAACTCTGCTGTGAGCTGCTTCTCTAAAGAAGAGTTGAAACAAATCCTACAGGAGCGGAATGAACTCAAGACCAGTCTGTTCTTGGTGCAGGAGGAGCTGGCCTATTACCAACG GGAGCTGCTGAATGACAACCGAATCCCAAGCTTCCTGCTGGATACCATGAAATCCACCATCAAAAAACAGCGGGGAAAAATCCGAGCCAAGATGTTGGGGACTGTGGAGGAGCCAGTGAGTAG TGATGAAGATGAGAGTGCAGATTGTGTGGACTCTCAGCCACGTGAATCCAAAATCAAGAGCTT TTTTGGTCTGTGGtatcacagcagcagcaaagacccCCCCAACCCAGGCTGCTCAGGAGTGTGGGAAATCATTGACTCACAGGATGTGCATTTTgagcaggaggaagagaacaAACCCACACATGGCTCCCCTGACAAAGTGGTGCCCCCTCCCTGA